In one Vibrio sp. VB16 genomic region, the following are encoded:
- the bioC gene encoding malonyl-ACP O-methyltransferase BioC, whose translation MAIAEAFSKAAHGYDQHAQFQRDVGNELLKYLPQNLSGLKVLDIGCGTGYFSEILSNRGAEVTAADLSKKMLVQAKARCNNNVLEYRQADAEALPFNNHHFDIVFSSLALQWCDDLSIPLRELQRVTKKGGKVLFSTLMQGSLIELRNAWAEIDSYQHVNQFLSEKQIKIALAQAGSQNHHLDLLTIQLWYASAFKLMRDLKGIGATHVGARSPGLTKKSTLSRVETEYQRFKNDNELLPATYQVCLGTIFYD comes from the coding sequence ATGGCTATTGCAGAGGCATTTAGCAAGGCTGCCCATGGCTATGACCAGCATGCACAATTCCAGAGAGATGTCGGCAACGAACTGTTGAAATACTTGCCACAAAATTTGTCAGGCTTGAAGGTGTTAGATATTGGCTGCGGAACGGGGTATTTTTCCGAGATTCTCTCTAACCGAGGAGCAGAGGTTACTGCTGCAGATCTTTCGAAAAAAATGCTCGTTCAGGCCAAAGCTCGTTGCAATAATAATGTGCTTGAATATCGACAAGCGGATGCAGAAGCATTGCCATTTAACAACCACCATTTCGATATTGTTTTTTCAAGTTTGGCTCTTCAATGGTGTGACGATTTGTCTATTCCGCTTAGAGAACTACAAAGAGTCACAAAAAAAGGTGGCAAGGTTCTTTTCTCTACATTAATGCAAGGATCGTTAATTGAGCTGAGAAATGCGTGGGCTGAAATTGATTCATATCAACACGTGAATCAATTTCTAAGTGAGAAACAGATAAAAATTGCGTTAGCGCAAGCTGGATCACAAAACCATCATCTAGACTTACTAACAATTCAGCTTTGGTACGCATCGGCATTTAAGTTAATGCGGGACTTAAAGGGCATTGGTGCAACTCACGTTGGAGCACGTTCTCCCGGGTTGACCAAGAAAAGCACCTTGTCTCGCGTTGAGACCGAATACCAAAGATTTAAAAATGATAATGAGTTGCTACCCGCAACTTATCAAGTGTGTTTAGGAACAATTTTTTATGATTAA
- the bioD gene encoding dethiobiotin synthase: protein MINAFFIAGTDTEVGKTVVSKAILQALAAKGLTTIGYKPVAAGCKETEQGLRNSDALHLQEAATIDIAYNEANPYALLSATSPHIAAKFDNVQIEPALLSEKLATHKSVADVVLVEGAGGWRVPISDTECLSTWVKQEKLPVVLVVGIKLGCLSHAMLSVEAIQNDGLEIIGWAANRINPGTENYADIIRMLEEKIPAPKLGEIPYVPSVKKKNIGKYMNIEPIING, encoded by the coding sequence ATGATTAATGCATTTTTTATTGCCGGAACAGATACTGAAGTTGGTAAAACTGTTGTGTCAAAAGCAATATTACAAGCACTTGCCGCGAAAGGTTTAACAACCATTGGTTATAAACCTGTCGCCGCGGGTTGTAAAGAAACAGAGCAAGGGCTTAGAAACTCTGACGCGCTTCATTTGCAAGAAGCGGCAACGATTGATATTGCTTATAATGAAGCAAACCCGTATGCACTCTTGAGCGCGACATCACCACATATTGCCGCTAAGTTCGATAATGTGCAGATAGAACCCGCGCTATTAAGTGAAAAATTAGCAACACATAAGAGTGTTGCTGATGTGGTATTGGTAGAAGGTGCGGGCGGTTGGCGTGTTCCTATCTCAGACACAGAATGTTTATCGACATGGGTAAAGCAGGAAAAGCTTCCTGTCGTACTGGTGGTCGGCATTAAACTTGGTTGCTTGAGCCACGCCATGCTTAGTGTAGAAGCGATTCAGAATGATGGTCTAGAAATTATTGGTTGGGCTGCAAATCGCATTAATCCTGGAACGGAGAACTATGCGGATATAATCCGTATGTTGGAAGAAAAAATTCCTGCCCCTAAATTGGGTGAGATACCTTATGTACCTAGCGTTAAAAAGAAAAACATTGGTAAGTATATGAATATAGAACCAATTATTAACGGATAA
- a CDS encoding DUF3465 domain-containing protein → MKLFLTMVLVVLSAISFFTWSNDSELKQAFESRQSDVQVQGVGTVIRLLADDNKGSRHQKFILKLSSRQTLLVAHNIDLAPRISNLKTGDVVEFYGEYEWNNRGGIIHWTHRDPRKKHKHGWLKHNGLMYN, encoded by the coding sequence ATGAAGTTATTTTTGACGATGGTCTTGGTTGTATTAAGTGCAATCTCTTTTTTCACTTGGTCCAATGATAGTGAATTGAAGCAGGCATTTGAATCACGACAAAGTGATGTACAAGTCCAAGGTGTGGGTACTGTAATTCGTTTATTGGCAGACGATAATAAAGGGTCGAGGCATCAAAAATTTATATTGAAACTGTCTAGTCGTCAGACGCTCTTGGTGGCACATAATATTGATTTAGCACCGCGTATTTCGAACCTAAAAACGGGAGATGTTGTTGAGTTTTACGGTGAGTATGAGTGGAATAATCGAGGTGGCATTATCCATTGGACACATCGCGACCCAAGAAAAAAGCACAAGCATGGTTGGCTCAAACATAATGGTCTGATGTACAACTAA
- a CDS encoding BCCT family transporter — MTTWLSIGILFTFAAIVFVLYRWGNMKCIGVTPVRKFAFIAILFTSGLDVGLIMFPLTEFAGYADLATSPEYSFTNPLAIEFGFWAFFIWAFYFLTCFYFCVIEPRVKFFEIPLIKLINNMVIIGTCAFTAYLLLVNLPWYLPEFGDGETIIGSFYLVVLAIIAVAVYSSTSIRYVRILSLGSSWLFLGLIALMWSGAFLSDNSSVGEFFTTLSLLGGYFTNLHKFVLPLNDYHEFYLYWWFAWSIMIGQFTARFVSGLRTYQVLVSMMVFPSIPIAIWFSVLYYYSANAIPVAGFYNLAMVLVGMTFVINSLDSLVRLYTDNLNLTVQRFGKVRYMIGNVVLLSGLTLLFKLDFLQIQWVGALAIALILGCFGYILLFHFRKVSEIERSPKGNSIDFNKIELIN; from the coding sequence ATGACTACTTGGTTATCCATAGGTATTTTATTTACCTTTGCCGCTATCGTGTTTGTCCTTTACCGTTGGGGCAACATGAAGTGTATTGGCGTCACTCCCGTACGCAAATTTGCCTTTATCGCCATCCTCTTTACCTCTGGTTTAGATGTTGGGCTGATCATGTTTCCACTAACCGAGTTCGCTGGTTATGCCGATCTAGCCACCAGCCCTGAATACTCTTTTACTAATCCGTTGGCCATAGAGTTTGGTTTCTGGGCATTCTTCATTTGGGCCTTCTACTTCTTAACCTGTTTTTACTTCTGTGTTATTGAGCCAAGGGTCAAGTTCTTCGAGATACCGTTAATCAAACTGATTAATAACATGGTTATTATTGGTACGTGTGCGTTTACCGCTTACCTGTTATTGGTTAACTTACCGTGGTATTTACCCGAGTTTGGCGATGGAGAGACCATCATAGGTAGCTTCTATTTAGTGGTACTCGCCATCATTGCTGTCGCCGTGTACTCAAGTACAAGTATCCGCTACGTCAGAATTTTAAGCTTAGGAAGCAGTTGGTTATTCCTAGGTTTGATCGCATTGATGTGGTCTGGTGCATTTTTATCCGACAACTCAAGTGTTGGCGAATTCTTTACCACATTAAGTCTTTTAGGCGGTTACTTTACTAACCTGCATAAATTTGTGTTACCTCTTAACGACTACCACGAATTTTACCTTTATTGGTGGTTTGCATGGAGCATCATGATCGGCCAATTTACTGCTCGTTTTGTCAGTGGTCTCAGAACTTACCAAGTATTGGTTTCTATGATGGTATTCCCTTCTATTCCAATCGCTATTTGGTTCAGTGTTCTTTATTACTACAGCGCCAACGCAATACCGGTTGCTGGCTTCTACAACCTCGCAATGGTCTTGGTTGGGATGACATTTGTAATCAACTCACTTGATTCATTGGTTCGTTTATATACCGACAACTTAAACCTCACAGTTCAGCGATTCGGTAAAGTGCGATACATGATAGGTAATGTGGTTTTACTCAGCGGATTAACACTGCTATTCAAATTGGACTTTCTTCAGATCCAATGGGTCGGAGCATTGGCAATTGCGTTAATTTTAGGCTGCTTTGGCTATATTCTATTGTTCCACTTTCGTAAAGTTAGCGAGATTGAACGTTCACCTAAAGGGAACAGTATCGATTTCAACAAGATTGAATTAATCAACTAG
- the betA gene encoding choline dehydrogenase produces MTNSNYDYIIVGAGSAGCVLANRLSTDPSNNVLLLETGGSDKSIFIQMPTALSIPMNTEKYAWQFKTEAEPFLDNRHMHCPRGKVLGGSSSINGMVYVRGHARDFDEWQKNGAVDWDYSHCLPYFKKAETWSFGGNDYRGDLGPLAVNNGNNMKNPLYQAFVEAGKDAGYLATADYNAEQQEGFGPMHMTVKNGVRWSTANAYLKPALKRNNLTVVTHALVHKILLENKTAVGVRYERKNQIIDIRCNKEVVLSAGSVGSPHILQLSGIGASDTLKNAGIEQVHELPGVGENLQDHLEFYFQFKCLKPISLNGKLGPFSKLLIGTRWILDKSGLGATNHFESCGFIRSKANLEWPDLQYHFLPAAMRYDGKEAFSGHGFQVHIGHNKPKSRGTIKVSSNDPHIAPKIQFNYLSHQDDIDGFRACVRLTREIINQPGLDEYRGEEIQPGLTVKTDSEIDQFVRRSVESAYHPSCSCKMGEDSMSVVNSETKVHGIESLRVVDSSIFPTIPNGNLNSPTIMVAERAADIILGKELLEPSTAQVVTASDWQTSQRLQNPKR; encoded by the coding sequence ATGACCAACTCAAATTATGACTACATCATTGTAGGAGCAGGAAGCGCGGGCTGCGTACTCGCGAACCGTTTATCCACCGACCCTAGCAATAACGTCTTGTTACTAGAAACCGGCGGCAGTGACAAAAGCATTTTCATTCAGATGCCCACAGCATTATCTATCCCGATGAACACAGAAAAGTACGCTTGGCAATTTAAGACCGAAGCTGAACCGTTTTTGGATAACCGTCATATGCACTGCCCTCGCGGAAAAGTATTAGGGGGGTCTTCATCCATCAACGGCATGGTCTATGTACGCGGTCATGCGCGTGACTTCGACGAATGGCAAAAAAATGGAGCAGTAGATTGGGATTATTCGCATTGCCTACCCTATTTCAAAAAAGCAGAAACATGGTCATTCGGTGGTAATGACTATCGAGGCGACCTCGGCCCTTTAGCGGTAAATAACGGCAACAATATGAAAAATCCGTTATATCAGGCATTTGTTGAAGCAGGTAAAGATGCCGGGTATTTGGCCACTGCCGACTACAATGCCGAACAACAAGAAGGGTTTGGCCCAATGCACATGACGGTAAAAAATGGTGTCCGTTGGTCGACAGCAAATGCCTATCTAAAACCAGCCCTGAAGCGAAATAATTTGACGGTTGTTACTCACGCACTTGTACACAAAATTCTACTAGAAAATAAGACCGCCGTTGGTGTTCGATACGAACGCAAGAATCAAATAATTGATATACGTTGCAATAAAGAGGTGGTGCTTTCCGCTGGCTCAGTTGGTTCGCCTCATATACTACAACTGTCTGGCATTGGCGCATCTGATACATTAAAAAATGCCGGCATTGAACAGGTTCATGAATTACCGGGGGTAGGCGAAAACCTTCAGGACCACCTAGAGTTTTATTTCCAGTTCAAATGCTTAAAACCAATATCATTGAACGGAAAACTTGGCCCATTTAGCAAATTGTTAATTGGTACTCGCTGGATACTCGACAAGTCCGGACTTGGCGCAACCAATCATTTTGAGTCTTGTGGGTTTATCCGTTCTAAAGCAAATTTGGAATGGCCAGATCTCCAATATCACTTCTTACCAGCCGCGATGCGATATGACGGTAAAGAAGCTTTTTCAGGTCATGGTTTTCAGGTTCACATTGGTCATAACAAACCCAAAAGCCGAGGTACTATTAAGGTGTCGTCAAACGACCCTCATATCGCCCCTAAAATCCAGTTTAATTATCTGTCTCACCAAGACGACATCGATGGATTTAGAGCCTGCGTGCGTCTGACTCGCGAGATCATAAATCAACCTGGACTAGACGAATATCGGGGCGAAGAAATTCAACCTGGGCTAACCGTGAAGACCGATTCAGAGATTGACCAGTTTGTTAGACGCTCTGTTGAGAGCGCCTATCATCCGTCTTGTTCCTGCAAAATGGGTGAAGACTCAATGTCCGTTGTGAACTCTGAAACCAAGGTTCACGGTATCGAGAGTCTGCGCGTTGTTGATTCTTCAATATTCCCCACAATCCCTAACGGTAACCTTAATTCACCTACCATTATGGTCGCTGAGCGCGCCGCGGATATTATTTTGGGAAAAGAGCTATTAGAACCAAGTACGGCTCAAGTGGTTACTGCATCGGATTGGCAAACAAGCCAGCGATTACAAAACCCTAAGCGATAA
- the betB gene encoding betaine-aldehyde dehydrogenase, with product MSSLVVYQNYVHGQYLSNNTGETFEVINPATGQISYLVETANEVIQQAAIESAKSGFATWSKMTPVERSRILLKAVALLREYNDELAAGEVRDTGKPWQEASVVDVVTGADSIEFFAGLAPSIEGNQQTVGDDFYYTRREPLGICAGIGAWNYPLQIACWKAAPALACGNAMIFKPSEETPRGAIRLAEIFTQAGLPDGVFNVVQGNGRVGAWLTEHEDIAKISFTGEVGTGKKVMAAAANSLKEVTMELGGKSPLIIFNDADLENAISAAMLGNFYTQGEVCTNGTRVFVQQDIYPRFIKRLIERTEQNIICGDPMNVETNFGALISKNHQQKVLDYIEIGQSEGATLLTGGTALQPEGCPNGYFVAPTVFTDCTDEMTIAKEEIFGPVMSVLTFTDEDEVIRRANNTRLGLAAGVFTQDISRAHRVIHQIQAGICWINAYGASPAEMPVGGYKMSGIGRENGSETLKAYTQIKAVYVGMQSLDSPF from the coding sequence ATGTCATCGTTAGTCGTTTATCAAAACTATGTACACGGTCAATATCTATCTAATAATACGGGTGAAACATTTGAAGTCATTAACCCCGCGACAGGCCAAATAAGCTACTTAGTGGAGACCGCCAACGAAGTCATACAACAAGCCGCAATAGAAAGTGCTAAATCTGGATTTGCCACATGGTCAAAAATGACACCGGTCGAACGGAGTCGTATTCTCCTAAAAGCCGTCGCTTTATTACGCGAGTACAATGACGAACTTGCCGCCGGTGAAGTACGGGATACCGGCAAGCCTTGGCAAGAAGCCTCGGTTGTTGATGTGGTTACCGGTGCAGATTCAATCGAGTTTTTTGCAGGATTAGCCCCAAGTATAGAAGGTAATCAGCAAACTGTTGGTGACGATTTTTATTATACGCGCCGCGAGCCGCTCGGCATTTGCGCGGGTATTGGTGCATGGAACTACCCCTTACAGATCGCGTGTTGGAAAGCAGCGCCAGCCCTAGCTTGCGGAAACGCCATGATCTTTAAGCCATCGGAAGAAACGCCGAGAGGCGCAATACGTTTGGCCGAGATATTCACGCAGGCTGGTTTACCTGATGGTGTTTTTAACGTTGTTCAAGGTAATGGTCGTGTTGGTGCGTGGCTAACAGAGCACGAGGACATCGCAAAGATCTCATTCACTGGGGAAGTGGGGACAGGTAAAAAGGTCATGGCTGCCGCTGCCAACTCACTTAAAGAAGTGACCATGGAATTGGGAGGGAAGTCTCCTCTAATCATCTTTAATGATGCTGACTTAGAAAATGCAATATCCGCTGCCATGCTCGGCAACTTTTATACGCAAGGTGAGGTTTGTACTAACGGTACACGCGTGTTTGTTCAACAAGACATTTACCCGCGTTTTATTAAACGTCTCATAGAGCGTACCGAACAAAATATTATCTGCGGCGACCCAATGAATGTAGAAACCAACTTCGGGGCTCTTATTTCAAAAAATCACCAACAAAAAGTGCTCGACTACATTGAAATTGGCCAATCTGAGGGCGCAACACTTCTTACGGGCGGAACCGCCTTGCAACCAGAAGGTTGTCCCAACGGGTATTTCGTTGCCCCGACCGTTTTCACCGATTGCACCGACGAAATGACCATCGCGAAAGAGGAAATCTTTGGCCCTGTTATGTCGGTACTCACATTCACCGATGAAGACGAGGTAATTCGTCGTGCAAACAACACACGCTTAGGATTAGCGGCTGGCGTATTTACCCAAGACATTAGCCGTGCCCACCGCGTCATTCATCAAATACAAGCGGGTATTTGCTGGATCAATGCTTACGGCGCTTCGCCTGCAGAAATGCCGGTAGGTGGCTACAAAATGTCTGGCATCGGACGAGAAAATGGCAGTGAAACCTTAAAAGCATACACGCAAATCAAGGCCGTATATGTTGGTATGCAATCACTTGATAGCCCGTTTTAA
- a CDS encoding choline/carnitine O-acyltransferase — MVNTFSCQEALPTMPVPDLQDTCNRLLEWAEPLLTEEERTSAKIVVEQFLLSGGEGERLQNELCDWNDRDDVSNWSSSAWKDLYLESREPLVINSNVFYYLKSKLDKEVCKQATIAAALIVSVYRFIALIDKHDLNVDMQKEIPLCMNQYNSIFSSIRIPRIGTDEFKVSSSRQHIIVLRNQHIYKINIIDGKGNIRSPSAIEFDLECILSASDKGQNIGLLTTMPRDVWANRRAELLDSSSSNKEGMTVIEEAVFALCLDENKPEAITEISKQLLHGTGSNRYFDKSVQFIVFANGKTGINFEHTGVDGSVMLRLIAHIYDSIDAVVFDEKDREEIKNSAIPSEVEGIKFELNDALCRTVQDAGDQFIQHTANTQTRVLNFSFFGKNQIKQFGVSPDAFVQLALQLAEYKLYGKCYSAYEAVMTRTFLDGRIDVLYTVTPESMAFIRNVDSSNSSVKEKQHLLRQALQKHIARAHECRVGNGVYTHLLALKYRYKIAGRSIGLSSLPTLFTDTGYQALTHSVVCTSTTSEYGVDLAGYGPIVDDGYGIRYFTKNDGICFNMTSRTQMQENLDKMVIYIEQSLSEMAELMREETEN; from the coding sequence ATGGTGAACACATTTAGTTGCCAAGAAGCATTGCCGACAATGCCCGTTCCAGATTTACAGGATACATGTAATAGGCTTTTAGAATGGGCAGAACCTTTATTGACGGAAGAAGAACGAACAAGTGCAAAAATTGTAGTAGAGCAGTTTCTTCTTTCTGGTGGAGAGGGTGAAAGACTACAAAATGAGCTGTGTGATTGGAATGATCGTGATGATGTTTCCAATTGGTCATCATCTGCTTGGAAAGATCTCTATCTAGAATCTCGCGAGCCTTTGGTCATTAATAGCAATGTATTTTATTACCTCAAAAGTAAGCTGGATAAAGAGGTGTGTAAACAAGCGACTATCGCTGCTGCTTTAATTGTCAGTGTCTATAGATTTATCGCATTGATTGATAAACATGACCTCAATGTTGATATGCAAAAAGAAATACCGCTTTGCATGAATCAATATAACAGCATTTTTTCTTCAATCAGAATACCCAGGATTGGAACCGACGAATTTAAAGTATCATCATCTAGGCAGCATATTATTGTCCTGCGGAATCAGCATATCTATAAAATCAATATTATTGACGGAAAAGGCAATATCCGATCGCCATCCGCTATCGAATTCGATCTTGAGTGCATTTTATCCGCCTCTGATAAAGGGCAAAATATAGGTTTGCTAACCACAATGCCGCGCGATGTCTGGGCAAACCGTAGAGCAGAATTGCTCGATAGTTCTTCGAGCAACAAGGAGGGCATGACCGTTATAGAGGAAGCGGTTTTTGCGTTGTGTTTAGATGAAAATAAGCCAGAAGCAATAACCGAAATCTCAAAACAATTGTTGCACGGAACGGGCAGCAATCGTTATTTTGATAAGTCGGTACAATTTATTGTGTTTGCAAATGGAAAAACTGGAATAAACTTCGAGCATACTGGGGTGGATGGTTCGGTTATGCTTCGATTGATTGCGCATATATATGACTCGATTGATGCGGTTGTTTTTGACGAAAAGGATCGTGAGGAAATAAAAAATAGTGCGATCCCATCGGAAGTCGAAGGCATTAAATTTGAGCTAAATGATGCATTGTGTCGCACGGTACAAGATGCAGGCGACCAATTTATTCAGCATACGGCTAATACTCAAACGAGGGTGCTGAATTTTTCTTTTTTTGGCAAAAATCAGATAAAACAATTTGGTGTGAGTCCAGATGCGTTTGTTCAGTTGGCGTTACAGTTGGCAGAATATAAGCTGTATGGAAAATGTTACAGCGCCTATGAGGCCGTTATGACTCGAACATTCCTTGATGGTCGTATCGATGTTCTGTACACCGTCACTCCCGAGTCGATGGCATTTATTCGGAATGTAGATTCGTCAAACAGCAGTGTGAAAGAAAAACAACATTTACTGAGACAAGCGCTACAGAAGCACATTGCACGAGCCCATGAATGTAGGGTTGGTAATGGGGTATACACTCATCTTCTTGCGTTAAAGTATCGGTATAAAATAGCCGGCCGTTCTATCGGTTTAAGTAGCCTACCAACATTGTTTACAGATACGGGCTATCAGGCTTTAACCCATAGTGTCGTTTGCACAAGTACAACGTCCGAATATGGTGTTGATCTCGCGGGGTATGGGCCTATTGTCGATGATGGTTACGGGATCAGATATTTTACTAAAAACGATGGCATCTGCTTCAACATGACGAGTCGAACTCAAATGCAGGAAAATTTGGATAAAATGGTGATTTATATCGAACAGTCTCTCAGTGAAATGGCAGAATTGATGCGTGAAGAAACAGAGAATTGA
- a CDS encoding aldo/keto reductase produces the protein MTWGLQNNQQDANQQIEYAISQGINFIDTAEMYAVPPSPDTYGKTETIIGNWLAENPHRRKELIIATKIAGPGMPWVREGGPITGDAVVAAVDASLQRLQTDYIDLYQLHWPNRTSPHFGKHLPNKISFSEFDAKQQEAQMLDILHGLAKCVKAGKIRHCGLSDDTPWGINTYLKLSEKYDLPRMVAIQNEFNLLHAKDWPYLIENCVHEDIAYLPWSPLASGMLSGKYLDGKRPEGSRWTYMQRNGIFRDTPIASSAIKEYMEIADAHDFTPSQLALAWCNQVDGVTSTIIGATSMAQLKENISAFSKPLSQEILTSIDGVLKTYPAPY, from the coding sequence ATGACGTGGGGTCTGCAGAACAATCAACAAGATGCAAATCAGCAGATAGAGTATGCGATAAGTCAGGGAATAAACTTTATCGACACGGCTGAAATGTATGCCGTTCCTCCTTCACCAGACACCTACGGAAAAACAGAGACCATTATTGGCAACTGGCTTGCCGAAAACCCGCATCGTCGAAAAGAACTTATTATCGCAACTAAGATCGCGGGTCCAGGCATGCCATGGGTGAGAGAAGGTGGGCCTATCACTGGTGATGCGGTTGTTGCGGCTGTAGATGCCTCTCTCCAACGATTGCAAACCGACTACATCGACCTTTATCAGTTGCATTGGCCAAATCGTACTTCGCCTCATTTTGGTAAACACCTGCCGAATAAAATTTCTTTTAGTGAATTTGACGCCAAGCAACAAGAAGCGCAAATGCTCGATATTTTGCATGGGTTAGCTAAGTGTGTGAAAGCGGGGAAAATACGCCACTGTGGGTTATCGGACGATACGCCATGGGGGATCAATACTTACCTAAAACTGAGTGAAAAGTATGACCTCCCACGTATGGTTGCTATCCAAAATGAGTTCAACCTGCTGCATGCTAAAGACTGGCCTTATTTAATCGAAAATTGCGTCCACGAGGACATTGCTTATTTACCATGGTCTCCGCTCGCGAGTGGCATGCTTAGTGGAAAGTATTTAGACGGAAAGCGTCCAGAAGGCAGTCGTTGGACATATATGCAACGCAATGGAATTTTCCGCGATACGCCAATTGCGAGCAGCGCGATTAAAGAGTATATGGAGATTGCTGATGCACACGATTTTACGCCTAGTCAGCTGGCATTAGCATGGTGTAACCAAGTAGATGGTGTCACTTCTACAATTATTGGCGCGACATCTATGGCTCAGCTTAAAGAGAATATTAGTGCTTTTTCTAAGCCGTTAAGTCAAGAAATATTGACGAGTATTGATGGTGTTTTGAAAACCTACCCTGCACCGTATTAA
- a CDS encoding LysR family transcriptional regulator, giving the protein MNDWDDIRYFLSVSREGSVSGAAKVLGVNHSTVSRRIKGFEEKHGVLLFNRLRDGYEMTESADAIFEQAQNMESQSEQISRTLFGQDARLEGPINLTMPHDIFEYCLAPELAQFNKKHPGIEINLMVTKGVRNLASREADLAIRLTPSPPDYLIGRKVSGLQHGVYVASHIDLTQPVGIIIWSGETELPEWANQYFPNAYISLKVDDLSSMYASVKAGFGVARMPCYMPDSIHDTQVVKLNIPIPRSDWSVWVLSHIDLRKTARIKKCRDFLIAAINKKRALFEGDTSLEKQ; this is encoded by the coding sequence ATGAATGATTGGGACGATATTCGTTACTTCCTCTCTGTTTCACGAGAGGGTAGTGTGTCTGGAGCCGCCAAGGTATTGGGGGTTAATCACTCTACCGTTTCTAGACGAATTAAAGGGTTTGAAGAAAAGCATGGCGTGCTTCTCTTCAACCGTCTGCGAGACGGTTACGAAATGACAGAATCAGCTGACGCTATTTTTGAACAAGCACAGAATATGGAATCGCAAAGTGAACAAATCTCTCGAACTCTATTTGGTCAAGACGCGAGGTTAGAAGGGCCGATTAATCTGACCATGCCACATGACATTTTTGAGTATTGTCTCGCACCTGAGTTGGCACAATTTAATAAAAAACATCCGGGTATCGAAATAAATCTGATGGTAACCAAAGGGGTTCGAAATCTTGCAAGCCGAGAGGCGGATCTTGCCATTCGTCTGACGCCATCCCCACCCGACTACTTAATAGGCAGAAAAGTGTCTGGTTTACAGCACGGGGTATATGTTGCGAGCCATATTGATTTAACTCAACCTGTTGGGATAATAATATGGAGCGGAGAAACCGAGCTACCAGAATGGGCAAACCAGTATTTCCCCAATGCCTACATTTCACTTAAGGTTGATGATTTATCGAGTATGTATGCAAGCGTCAAAGCAGGATTTGGCGTTGCACGTATGCCGTGTTACATGCCGGATAGCATCCATGACACTCAGGTAGTAAAACTCAATATCCCAATACCTCGTTCAGATTGGTCGGTATGGGTACTTAGCCATATTGATCTAAGAAAAACAGCACGAATCAAAAAATGCCGTGATTTTTTGATCGCAGCGATAAACAAAAAAAGAGCACTATTTGAAGGTGACACCTCATTAGAGAAACAGTGA
- a CDS encoding glutathione S-transferase family protein, with protein MYKLYHGAGTCSLAVKAALTLTGTPFETQVMDLANGEHFQDEYIAISPLSKVPALVIAQNAEDYVLTEGAAILLYLSSQFPDAQLMPKSDTLAYAEALKWFQLLYATVHPHWSRLFFPERYSNDAGRVRELSEAELHKVYSLIDAQLGKHNYIAGERLSLADLYLMVTVHWQGALKTSLSSRYPNIEAYQARIYEEPTIGSLYQTEFGG; from the coding sequence ATGTATAAGTTATATCACGGAGCTGGAACATGCTCATTGGCCGTCAAAGCCGCATTAACACTAACAGGCACACCATTTGAAACCCAAGTTATGGACTTGGCCAATGGCGAGCATTTTCAAGATGAATACATTGCTATCAGCCCATTAAGCAAGGTTCCTGCTTTAGTTATTGCCCAGAACGCTGAAGATTATGTCTTAACCGAGGGGGCGGCAATTTTGTTATATCTATCAAGCCAGTTTCCTGACGCACAATTAATGCCTAAGAGCGATACGTTGGCGTATGCCGAGGCACTAAAATGGTTTCAGCTTCTTTACGCTACGGTGCATCCTCATTGGAGCCGTCTATTTTTTCCGGAGCGTTATTCTAACGATGCCGGTCGTGTTCGTGAATTATCCGAGGCAGAGCTGCATAAAGTGTATTCCCTTATCGACGCACAGCTTGGCAAACACAACTATATCGCAGGGGAGAGACTAAGCTTGGCTGATCTTTATCTAATGGTGACAGTGCATTGGCAAGGAGCCTTAAAAACATCGCTTTCGAGTCGATACCCAAACATTGAAGCGTATCAAGCTCGAATCTATGAAGAACCTACCATCGGCTCGCTCTATCAAACTGAGTTTGGTGGTTAA